From a single Arachis hypogaea cultivar Tifrunner chromosome 3, arahy.Tifrunner.gnm2.J5K5, whole genome shotgun sequence genomic region:
- the LOC140181864 gene encoding uncharacterized protein — protein MLMTRRIGMEGLGKFVQIAASRLMCVGCTTELIGAEQQAAVDKISDLERSYKVKIAELEKSSKEKDDVIVNATAKMKDSKEEVGHLRDQIWLLQAEIKESDISKGKLTSRIHELEEDGMEMFSSGFNRAVSQIALLAPDFDCDRLDVTKTVIDGKLVVDGTVEEHDENVPPS, from the exons ATGCTCATGACTCGTCGGATTGGTATGGAGGGACTTGGGAAGTTTGTTCAG ATTGCCGCTTCTCGTCTGATGTGTGTTGGCTGTACTACTGAGCTTATTGGTGCCGAGCAGCAGGCGGCTGTGGATAAGATTTCTGACCTGGAGAGGTCATACAAGGTGAAAATTGCCGAACTGGAGAAgtcatcaaaagaaaaagatgatgtTATTGTCAATGCTACAGCTAAAATGAAGGATTCTAAAGAGGAGGTGGGTCATTTGAGGGATCAGATTTGGTTGCTGCAGGCCGAGATCAAAGAGAGTGATATTTCTAAGGGGAAACTAACATCAAGGATTCATGAGCTGGAGGAAGATGGGATGGAGATGTTCTCCTCTGGCTTCAATCGTGCCGTTAGTCAAATTGCGTTGTTAGCCCCTGATTTTGACTGTGACCGACTTGACGTGACTAAGACCGTGATCGACGGAAAACTAGT